The Nocardia sp. BMG51109 nucleotide sequence GGCTGCGCCGCTGTGAAATGTGAGGTGATCCGCTGCGGCCGTTTGGTCGCCGCGCGGCGGCTGGTCAGTGCTTCTTCGCGACCCCGGCGTAGGCGGCGAATCGTTCCGGGTTCGGGTCGATGGGGGTGGAGGTGTCGGGCCGCCATAGATGGACGTTGACGATACCCGGTTCGATGATCTCGAAATCGCCGAAGAAGTTGGTGATGTCGGCCTTGGATCGCCACTGCATGGGTTCGGGCGAGTTCTTGTTCCACACGCCGAGCAGTTCGCGTGCCTCGGCGGGCATCCAGTCGTGGGTGGCGTGCTCGATCGCGAGATAGCTGCCGGGTGCGGTGCGGTCCCGCAGCCGCGACACGATGTCGTGGGGGTGGTCGGCGTCGAAGACGAAGTGCAGGACGGCGACCACCAGCAGTCCGAGCGGACGATCGAAGTCGATCAGCCCGGTGAGCTGCGGGTCGTCGAGGAAGGTGCCGGGATCGCGGAGGTCGCCGAGTAAGGCTGTGACGTTTCGCTCGTCGGTCAGTAGTTGGTGCGCGTGGGTGACCGCGACGGGATCGTGGTCGACGTAGACGACCCGGACGTCCGGGTCGAGTGCGTGGGCGATCTCGTGCACGTTCCCGACTGTCGGGATACCCGAGCCGATGTCGAGGAATTGGGTGATTCCCTGCTCGACGAGGTGGCATACCGTCCGTTGCAGGAAGCCCCGGTTCTGCCGCATCACCTCGGGCAGGTCGGGTTTGACCGACAGCGCCTGCTCGGCGACCGCCCGATCGGCCGGGAAATTGTGTGAGCCGCCGAGGAAATAGTCGTACACGCGCGCGGCGCTGGGCCGGGTGATGTCGATCGTCGCGGGCGCCCACTGCGGGCGCTCCACCGTGCCGCCGCCGTCCATGGACCATCCTCCGCGATGTCGTTCTCTGTCGCCGAAGCCTACAACAGGCACACCGGGGCGGGGCCCTGCTTGCGGCCGGCGATGCTCCGCGAGAGGATGCGAGTGCGCAGCTCACCGGGCTACCGGAAGGACCGCTGTGGGCGACATGATGGCGGGCGAGTGGGTCCGCCGGGGGCATGGTGTGCGGTGTACTCAGTCGAGAGGGGGTTGTGTCGATATGCCGAACCGGCCGACGCCGTCACCGCATGCTCACCCCGTCGATACCGCGGCATTCGCAGCCGAGTGGGCACGGGTGATCGCCACCGGCTATATCGGGAAGCATCCGACCGAACTGGACCAGCAGCTCGCCGCCGCCACCGCGCGGCTCGCGGCCGAACTACACGCTCCCGACCCCGACGTCGCCGCCGCCGAAGCCGTCGGACGGCAGCTGGCGGTCACGCACCTCATCTCCGCCGCCGCGCTCGCCGGAACGGTCGAGCTGATCATCGGCAGGTTCGAAGAACGGATCGGGTGCGTCCGGTTCGACTGTCAACCCGCCGGCGACCGGCGGGCCCGCCTGGCCCGCCTGCTCGGCGGACTGGTCGCGGGTCATTCCGAAGCCCTGCGCAGTCGGGTGCAGAGTGAACAGGCCCGCATCCACGGCGCGGTCGACGAGGCCCGCCACCGGATGATGCAGGCCTACCAGGCCAGCGAGACCCGCTTCCGCACACTGTTCTCGACCACGCCGGTGGGGATAGTCATCACGACCATCGACGGCCGGATCATCGACACCAACCCAGCCCTCACCCACATGCTCGGACGAACGCATCGCGACCTGCGTGGGCGATCGCTCGCATCGGCCGGCCTGCCGCACGATTGGCCCCTGCCCTCACACCGCGCCTCCGGTGGCGACCGCGTGCGTTTCGAATACCCCTGCCAACGCGCCGACGGCAGCATCCTGTGGGCCGACGTCGCCGCATCCGAGCTGCTCGACAATCACTCCGAACCGTCGGTCGTCTATTTCATCGACGACGTCACCCAGATCCGCACAGCCCGTCAGCGCCTGGAACACCAAGCCACCCACGACCCACTGACCGGACTGATGAACCGCGGATCCGTCCTCGACCAGCTGTCCACCGCGATGGCAGACAGCGACCGGCCCTCCCTGACGGTGCTCTACGTGGACCTGGACAACTTCAAGGCCGTCAACGACACCCACGGCCACCACACCGGCGACACCGTGCTGTGCGTGGTCGCCGAACGCCTGCGTGCAGCCACACGCCACGACGACGTGGTCGGCCGCCTCGGCGGTGACGAATTCCTGATTCTGCTGACCGGGCCCGCCGACCACACCGACCAGCTCACCCGGCTCCGCCACACCTTGAACACACCGGCCACCGTGAACGGGCACCCCATCGACATCGCCGCCAGCATCGGAACCGCCACAACACGACACGGCGACCCCCGCACCCCCGAAGACATCCTGCACGCCGCCGACATCGCCATGTACCGCGCCAAAGCCACCAGCAGAGACCGAATCACCCGCTCCAAAGACAACGGCTGCATACACCACAGACCGCGCCCGCTCTT carries:
- a CDS encoding diguanylate cyclase domain-containing protein, with protein sequence MPNRPTPSPHAHPVDTAAFAAEWARVIATGYIGKHPTELDQQLAAATARLAAELHAPDPDVAAAEAVGRQLAVTHLISAAALAGTVELIIGRFEERIGCVRFDCQPAGDRRARLARLLGGLVAGHSEALRSRVQSEQARIHGAVDEARHRMMQAYQASETRFRTLFSTTPVGIVITTIDGRIIDTNPALTHMLGRTHRDLRGRSLASAGLPHDWPLPSHRASGGDRVRFEYPCQRADGSILWADVAASELLDNHSEPSVVYFIDDVTQIRTARQRLEHQATHDPLTGLMNRGSVLDQLSTAMADSDRPSLTVLYVDLDNFKAVNDTHGHHTGDTVLCVVAERLRAATRHDDVVGRLGGDEFLILLTGPADHTDQLTRLRHTLNTPATVNGHPIDIAASIGTATTRHGDPRTPEDILHAADIAMYRAKATSRDRITRSKDNGCIHHRPRPLFP
- a CDS encoding SAM-dependent methyltransferase, which encodes MDGGGTVERPQWAPATIDITRPSAARVYDYFLGGSHNFPADRAVAEQALSVKPDLPEVMRQNRGFLQRTVCHLVEQGITQFLDIGSGIPTVGNVHEIAHALDPDVRVVYVDHDPVAVTHAHQLLTDERNVTALLGDLRDPGTFLDDPQLTGLIDFDRPLGLLVVAVLHFVFDADHPHDIVSRLRDRTAPGSYLAIEHATHDWMPAEARELLGVWNKNSPEPMQWRSKADITNFFGDFEIIEPGIVNVHLWRPDTSTPIDPNPERFAAYAGVAKKH